From the genome of Blautia pseudococcoides, one region includes:
- a CDS encoding MurR/RpiR family transcriptional regulator, whose amino-acid sequence MGNAENLLSKMNKQYQSFSKGQKKLAAYINDNYDKAAFLTAAKLGETVGVSESTVVRFAIYLGYKGYPEFQKALEELVRNKLNSIQRMEVTYGRVPQSEILDTVLHSDIDKIKLTMEHIDHGAFELAVETILKAKSIYIVGIRSCAPLASFLGFYFNLLFDHVHLMHTNSSSELFEQMIHISGDDVIIGISFPRYSMRTLKALEFANNRNAKVITLTDSIHSPMNLYSSCNLIARSDMASIVDSLVAPLSVINALVVALCMRKQKEVVATLEDLEKIWDEYQVYNNDEINVADGQDIELKNPGGMED is encoded by the coding sequence GAATTTACTCAGTAAGATGAATAAGCAGTACCAGAGTTTCAGCAAGGGGCAGAAGAAACTGGCTGCTTATATTAATGATAATTATGATAAGGCTGCTTTTCTGACGGCTGCTAAGCTGGGGGAGACGGTTGGGGTCAGTGAGTCCACGGTGGTGCGGTTTGCGATCTATCTGGGGTATAAGGGATATCCGGAGTTTCAGAAAGCTTTGGAGGAATTGGTGAGGAATAAGCTGAATTCGATCCAGAGAATGGAAGTGACTTACGGCAGGGTTCCCCAGTCGGAGATTCTGGATACGGTGCTGCATTCAGATATTGATAAGATTAAACTGACCATGGAGCATATTGACCACGGGGCCTTTGAACTGGCTGTGGAGACTATTTTGAAGGCGAAGAGTATTTATATTGTTGGGATACGAAGCTGTGCTCCTCTGGCAAGTTTTCTGGGTTTTTATTTTAATCTTTTGTTTGATCATGTACATCTGATGCATACGAACAGCTCCAGCGAGCTGTTTGAGCAGATGATCCATATCAGTGGGGATGATGTTATTATCGGGATCAGTTTTCCCAGGTATTCCATGCGGACTTTGAAGGCGTTGGAATTTGCCAATAACAGAAACGCCAAGGTGATCACCCTGACTGACAGTATACATTCTCCTATGAATCTGTATTCTTCCTGTAATCTGATCGCCAGAAGTGACATGGCTTCTATTGTGGATTCCCTGGTGGCGCCTTTGAGTGTGATCAATGCCCTGGTGGTGGCACTTTGTATGCGGAAGCAGAAGGAAGTGGTGGCAACACTGGAGGATTTGGAGAAGATCTGGGATGAATATCAGGTCTATAATAATGACGAGATCAATGTGGCTGACGGACAGGATATTGAACTGAAAAATCCGGGCGGCATGGAGGATTAG
- a CDS encoding BaiN/RdsA family NAD(P)/FAD-dependent oxidoreductase — MAKIIIIGGGAAGMFASVFLAEKGHQVHVFEKNEKLGKKLFITGKGRCNVTNDCDPETFFESVVSNPKFLYSAYYGCTSQDVMEFFSSTGVELKTERGNRVFPVSDHSSDVIRALEQRMRTAGVKVHLHTEVKELLLEDGRAAGIRLADGAEISGDKVMVACGGFSYQATGSTGDGYRLAKEAGHTVTEILPALVPLEVREAYVSRMQGLALKNVRFTVKDGKKVLYDEFGELLFTHFGISGPLVLTASSKIAKRLKKKELQGYIDVKAALSREQLDGRILRDFEENRNRQFKNSVGGLFPAKMEPVMLELSGIPLEKKVNEITREERQHFVSLIKEFPLTIAGVRDFKEAIITQGGVKTGEIQPGTMESKKVQGLYFIGEVLDLDAVTGGFNLQIAWATAFAAASSINESKE, encoded by the coding sequence ATGGCAAAAATAATCATTATCGGCGGCGGGGCTGCCGGCATGTTTGCATCTGTGTTTCTGGCTGAGAAGGGCCACCAGGTGCATGTGTTTGAAAAAAATGAAAAATTGGGCAAGAAGCTTTTTATCACGGGAAAAGGGCGCTGTAATGTGACGAATGACTGTGACCCGGAGACGTTTTTTGAATCGGTTGTTTCCAATCCGAAATTTTTGTACAGCGCTTATTATGGGTGTACCAGCCAGGATGTGATGGAGTTTTTCTCCTCCACGGGTGTGGAGCTCAAAACAGAGAGGGGAAACCGGGTGTTCCCGGTATCTGACCACTCTTCGGATGTGATCCGGGCATTGGAGCAGAGGATGCGTACAGCGGGTGTGAAGGTACATCTGCATACGGAGGTAAAGGAGCTGCTTCTGGAGGATGGCCGTGCGGCGGGAATCCGGCTGGCAGATGGAGCAGAGATTTCCGGAGATAAGGTGATGGTGGCCTGCGGAGGATTTTCTTATCAGGCCACAGGTTCCACTGGGGACGGCTACCGCTTGGCAAAAGAGGCGGGACATACGGTGACGGAGATTCTTCCGGCCCTGGTGCCTTTGGAGGTCAGGGAGGCGTATGTAAGCCGGATGCAGGGACTGGCCCTTAAAAATGTGCGCTTTACCGTAAAGGATGGGAAGAAGGTGCTCTATGATGAGTTCGGAGAGCTTCTTTTTACACACTTTGGTATTTCAGGGCCTTTGGTGCTGACTGCCAGCTCAAAGATAGCAAAAAGGTTAAAGAAAAAGGAACTGCAGGGATATATTGATGTGAAGGCAGCTCTTTCCAGGGAACAGCTGGATGGCAGGATCCTGCGGGATTTTGAGGAGAACAGGAACCGGCAGTTTAAGAACTCTGTGGGAGGTCTGTTCCCGGCGAAGATGGAGCCGGTCATGCTGGAGCTCTCCGGTATTCCTTTGGAGAAGAAGGTCAATGAGATAACCAGGGAGGAGAGGCAGCATTTCGTTTCTCTGATCAAGGAATTTCCCCTTACGATCGCCGGGGTCCGGGATTTTAAGGAGGCAATTATTACCCAGGGCGGTGTGAAGACCGGAGAGATCCAGCCCGGTACCATGGAGTCTAAAAAAGTCCAGGGCCTCTATTTTATCGGAGAAGTTCTGGATTTGGATGCGGTCACCGGTGGATTCAATCTGCAGATCGCCTGGGCTACGGCTTTCGCAGCGGCTTCGTCCATAAATGAGAGCAAAGAATAA
- the cmk gene encoding (d)CMP kinase, which yields MAFNIAIDGPAGAGKSTIAKAFAQRLSYIYVDTGAMYRAMALYLLREGISAEDEGGIEEACERVDISLVHEDGVQKVLLNGEDVSSLIRSEEVGNMASKSAQNGKVREKLVELQRQLAARTDVVMDGRDIGTCVLPKADVKIYLTASVHTRAVRRYKEYLDKGMEADLARIEEDIEKRDHQDMNREISPLKRAADAVLLDSSDLTIEEVLDTMMEICKNKKI from the coding sequence ATGGCATTTAATATTGCGATTGACGGTCCGGCAGGTGCCGGAAAAAGTACCATAGCCAAAGCGTTTGCACAGAGGCTTTCCTACATCTATGTGGATACAGGGGCCATGTACCGCGCTATGGCGCTTTATCTGCTGAGGGAAGGGATATCTGCCGAGGATGAGGGCGGGATAGAAGAAGCCTGTGAACGGGTGGATATCTCCCTTGTACATGAGGACGGTGTCCAGAAGGTACTTTTAAACGGTGAGGATGTAAGCAGCCTGATACGGAGCGAGGAGGTGGGCAATATGGCCTCCAAAAGCGCACAGAACGGCAAAGTCAGGGAGAAGCTGGTGGAGCTTCAGAGACAGCTTGCAGCCAGGACTGATGTGGTTATGGATGGCAGGGATATCGGTACCTGCGTGCTGCCGAAGGCAGATGTTAAAATATATCTCACAGCCAGTGTCCACACAAGGGCGGTCAGACGCTATAAGGAGTATCTGGATAAGGGTATGGAGGCAGATTTGGCCCGGATAGAGGAAGATATTGAGAAGCGGGATCATCAGGACATGAACCGGGAAATTTCGCCTTTGAAGAGGGCGGCGGATGCGGTTCTTCTGGATTCCTCTGATCTGACCATTGAGGAAGTCCTGGATACCATGATGGAGATCTGTAAGAATAAAAAAATCTGA